A single genomic interval of Methylocystis sp. IM3 harbors:
- the glgX gene encoding glycogen debranching protein GlgX → MRITDGAPEPLGATLDDTGANIAVFSSHAETIELCLFDAQDKESARLRLPARTGDVFHGHVAGLREGQRYGFRAYGPDAPQEGHRFNGAKLLVDPYALALDRALALHQSQLAFGETAADDSAPFVAKGVMTRPPLAAQKRPRRAWRETILYEMHVKGFTAAHPDVPTHLRGTFAGLAHEASIAHLQQLGVTTIELLPCAAWIDEHHLPPLGLTNYWGYNPIAFMAPDPRLAPGGWEDVRAAVAALHDAGLEVILDVVFNHTGESDAYGPTLSLRGLDNAAYYRLADDRSHYVNDAGCGNILAFERAPVVRLAMDALRAWAMYGGVDGFRFDLATTVARGRAGFDPDSPFLTALRQDPLLRDLKLIAEPWDLGPGGYRLGQFPAPFAEWNDRYRDAVRRFWRGDAVGVGELATRLAGSQDVFARRRPSSSVNFITAHDGFTLRDLVSYACKHNDANGESNRDGADDNLSWNNGAEGESDDPAIHAARARDARNLLATLLFSRGTPMLAMGAELGHTQKGNNNAYAQDNATSWLDWAQAESSLIDAAAKLIALRKSHPALRDDHFLDGAAQDDALLPDVEWLRPDGEAMREADWRRGEAQTLIVSLYRQDDRALVILHRGAAPCAAAAPPARDGHGWRLAFDASNGEAQLDGARVAVPGRSVLLLVEEKSPASLVAPAVDDALLARLSQAAGVATQWRDVEGAEHHVPRDTLLALLSRLGLPAGSRSDARDSLLRLAQLRDRRALPPHFVARENAAASLRLGATQTTRLTLVDEAGRETPLALSHATPCAWRGADGLLHHGRQAQLPPLPSGRYDLRAEHGETCRLVVAPAHCALPDRRVFGFSAQLYALRREGDQGVGDFTTLRRLAEISAQAGAALVAINPLHALFSQDRTRASPYYPSDRRFLDPLAIDLAELPEAAFDPEAARALSLRERVDYEGVEALKRPAFEKAFSQFDALARRRPEADSVRSFSRFCAEGGDALHRFALFETIAEMRGGEDWRRWPQALRDGDGAALAAVADRHAERLRFHKFLQWVADSQLAKAASAARDAGLAFGFCRDLAIGAAPDGAESWRKAKRRIAGFSIGAPPDPFSRDGQSWGLPAPDPLAIEADGGADFAELLAANMRHAGALRIDHVMGLSRLFLVPEGAKATEGAYVSYPLDALLAQLSLESVRANCLVVGEDLGTLPFGFRDRLAAANVLSYRVLWFERAGAGFAAPRDYPAKAMACVSTHDLPTLAGWWEEADVAEREALGLLSAADAARERESRRRDRRALLDALRAEGLIGAPAEGAIFDDAAFDDGLAQALHAFAARTPSVLAMAQLDDLAGECVAVNLPGTDQERPNWRRKLHPTVETLFSLPRACAIVSALRRNLDEIAGP, encoded by the coding sequence ATGCGCATCACCGACGGCGCCCCCGAACCGCTCGGCGCAACGCTCGACGACACGGGCGCCAATATCGCCGTCTTCTCCTCTCACGCGGAGACGATTGAACTCTGCCTCTTCGATGCGCAGGACAAGGAAAGCGCCCGCCTCCGGCTCCCTGCGCGCACGGGCGACGTCTTTCACGGACATGTCGCGGGCCTGAGAGAGGGGCAGCGGTACGGCTTTCGCGCTTACGGGCCCGATGCGCCGCAGGAGGGCCATCGCTTCAATGGCGCGAAGCTGCTCGTCGACCCTTACGCGCTCGCCCTCGATCGCGCGCTCGCCCTTCATCAAAGCCAACTCGCTTTCGGCGAGACGGCGGCGGACGACAGCGCGCCCTTCGTCGCCAAGGGGGTAATGACGCGGCCGCCGCTCGCCGCGCAAAAGCGCCCGCGCCGCGCCTGGCGCGAGACGATTCTCTACGAAATGCACGTCAAGGGCTTCACCGCCGCCCATCCCGACGTGCCAACGCATCTGCGGGGAACATTCGCGGGCCTTGCGCACGAGGCGTCGATCGCGCATCTCCAGCAGCTCGGCGTCACGACGATCGAGCTTCTCCCTTGCGCGGCCTGGATCGACGAGCATCATCTGCCGCCGCTGGGGCTGACGAACTACTGGGGCTACAACCCCATCGCCTTCATGGCGCCCGATCCGCGCCTTGCGCCCGGCGGATGGGAGGACGTCCGCGCCGCCGTCGCGGCGCTCCACGACGCGGGCCTCGAGGTCATTCTCGACGTGGTCTTCAACCACACGGGCGAAAGCGACGCATATGGACCGACGCTTTCCCTTCGCGGCCTCGACAATGCGGCTTATTACCGGCTGGCCGACGACAGGTCGCATTATGTGAACGACGCCGGCTGCGGCAATATCCTTGCTTTCGAGCGCGCGCCTGTCGTGCGCCTCGCCATGGACGCGCTGCGCGCCTGGGCGATGTATGGCGGCGTCGACGGCTTCCGCTTCGATCTCGCGACGACAGTGGCGCGCGGCCGGGCGGGTTTCGACCCCGACTCGCCCTTTCTGACCGCGCTGCGGCAGGACCCTTTGCTGCGCGACCTGAAGCTCATCGCCGAGCCCTGGGACCTCGGCCCCGGCGGCTATCGCCTCGGGCAATTTCCCGCCCCCTTCGCCGAATGGAACGACCGCTATCGCGACGCCGTGCGGCGCTTCTGGCGCGGCGACGCCGTGGGCGTGGGAGAACTCGCGACAAGGCTTGCCGGCTCGCAGGATGTCTTCGCGCGCCGCCGACCTTCCAGCAGCGTGAATTTCATCACGGCTCACGATGGCTTCACGCTGCGCGACCTCGTCTCCTACGCATGCAAGCACAATGACGCGAACGGCGAGAGCAACCGCGACGGCGCGGACGACAATCTCTCCTGGAACAATGGCGCGGAAGGGGAGAGCGACGATCCCGCGATTCACGCAGCGCGCGCGCGAGACGCGCGCAATCTGCTCGCGACGCTGCTTTTCTCTCGAGGAACGCCCATGCTCGCCATGGGCGCCGAGCTCGGCCATACGCAGAAGGGCAACAACAACGCCTATGCGCAGGACAACGCCACGAGCTGGCTCGACTGGGCGCAGGCGGAATCTTCTCTCATCGACGCCGCCGCGAAATTGATCGCGCTGCGCAAATCCCATCCCGCGCTCCGTGACGACCACTTTCTCGACGGCGCGGCGCAGGACGATGCGCTCCTTCCCGATGTCGAATGGCTTAGGCCCGACGGCGAAGCGATGCGCGAAGCGGACTGGCGCCGGGGCGAGGCGCAAACGCTGATCGTCTCGCTTTATCGGCAAGACGACCGCGCGCTCGTCATTCTGCATCGGGGCGCCGCGCCCTGCGCCGCCGCAGCGCCGCCCGCCCGCGACGGCCATGGATGGCGCCTCGCCTTCGACGCGTCCAATGGCGAGGCGCAACTCGATGGCGCGCGCGTCGCCGTTCCGGGCCGCAGCGTGCTGCTGCTCGTCGAAGAGAAAAGCCCCGCGTCCCTCGTCGCGCCCGCCGTGGACGACGCGCTGCTCGCGCGTCTTTCGCAGGCGGCCGGCGTCGCGACTCAGTGGCGCGACGTCGAGGGCGCCGAGCATCACGTCCCGCGCGACACGCTGCTCGCTTTGCTTTCGCGTCTCGGCCTGCCCGCGGGGAGCCGCAGCGACGCGCGCGACAGCCTCCTTCGTCTCGCGCAGTTGCGTGACCGCCGCGCGCTGCCGCCGCATTTCGTCGCGCGCGAAAACGCCGCCGCGTCGCTGCGCCTCGGCGCGACCCAGACGACCCGCCTGACGCTCGTCGACGAAGCGGGGCGCGAAACGCCGCTCGCGCTCTCCCATGCGACGCCCTGCGCCTGGCGCGGCGCCGACGGCCTCCTGCATCATGGCCGGCAGGCGCAATTGCCGCCGCTGCCCTCGGGACGCTACGACCTTCGCGCCGAGCATGGCGAAACCTGCCGCCTCGTCGTCGCGCCCGCCCACTGCGCTCTCCCCGACCGCCGCGTCTTCGGATTTTCGGCGCAACTCTACGCCCTGCGCCGCGAGGGCGATCAGGGCGTCGGCGATTTCACGACGCTGCGCCGTCTGGCCGAAATCAGCGCGCAGGCCGGCGCGGCGCTCGTCGCCATCAATCCGCTGCATGCGCTCTTTTCGCAGGATCGCACGCGGGCGAGCCCCTATTATCCTTCCGACAGGCGCTTTCTCGATCCGCTCGCCATCGACCTCGCCGAACTGCCCGAAGCCGCCTTCGATCCCGAGGCGGCGCGCGCCTTGTCGCTTCGGGAGAGGGTGGATTACGAGGGCGTCGAGGCGCTCAAGCGGCCGGCGTTCGAAAAGGCTTTCTCGCAGTTCGACGCTCTGGCGCGGCGCCGCCCCGAGGCGGACAGCGTTCGGAGCTTCTCGCGTTTTTGCGCCGAGGGCGGCGACGCGCTCCATCGCTTCGCGCTTTTCGAGACGATCGCGGAGATGCGCGGCGGCGAGGATTGGCGCCGCTGGCCGCAGGCGTTGCGCGACGGCGATGGCGCCGCGCTCGCCGCCGTCGCGGATCGACATGCGGAGCGCCTGCGCTTCCACAAATTTCTGCAATGGGTCGCCGACAGCCAGCTGGCGAAGGCGGCGTCGGCGGCGCGCGACGCGGGGCTGGCGTTCGGCTTTTGCCGGGACCTCGCCATCGGCGCCGCGCCGGACGGCGCCGAAAGCTGGCGCAAGGCGAAGCGCCGCATCGCGGGATTTTCGATCGGCGCGCCGCCCGATCCCTTCAGCCGCGACGGCCAGAGCTGGGGCCTGCCGGCGCCCGATCCGCTCGCGATCGAAGCCGACGGCGGCGCCGACTTCGCCGAGCTTCTCGCCGCCAACATGCGCCATGCCGGCGCGCTGCGCATCGACCATGTGATGGGGCTCTCGCGGCTCTTCCTCGTGCCGGAGGGCGCGAAGGCGACCGAAGGCGCCTATGTCTCCTATCCGCTCGACGCATTGCTCGCGCAGCTCTCCCTCGAGAGCGTCCGCGCCAATTGCCTCGTCGTCGGCGAAGACCTCGGCACGCTCCCCTTCGGCTTCAGGGACAGGCTCGCGGCGGCGAATGTGCTGAGCTATCGGGTCCTCTGGTTCGAGCGCGCCGGCGCGGGCTTCGCGGCGCCGCGCGATTATCCCGCAAAGGCCATGGCCTGCGTCTCGACGCATGATCTGCCGACGCTTGCCGGCTGGTGGGAAGAGGCCGACGTCGCCGAGAGGGAAGCTCTGGGGCTTCTTTCCGCCGCGGACGCCGCAAGGGAGCGCGAGAGCCGCAGGCGCGACAGGCGCGCGCTCCTCGACGCCTTGCGCGCAGAGGGCTTGATCGGCGCGCCGGCCGAGGGCGCGATTTTCGACGACGCCGCCTTCGACGATGGGCTGGCTCAGGCCCTGCACGCTTTCGCGGCGCGCACGCCGTCGGTTCTCGCCATGGCGCAGCTCGACGATCTCGCCGGAGAGTGCGTCGCCGTCAATCTGCCCGGCACGGATCAGGAGCGGCCGAACTGGCGGCGCAAGCTCCATCCCACGGTCGAGACGCTATTTTCCCTGCCGCGGGCGTGCGCGATCGTTTCGGCGCTCCGCCGCAATCTGGACGAGATTGCGGGGCCATAG
- the glgC gene encoding glucose-1-phosphate adenylyltransferase, whose translation MAAYDNAPLARYAMAYVLAGGRGSRLMELTDRRAKPAVYFGGKSRIIDFALSNALNSGIRRICVATQYKAHSLIRHLQRGWSFFRTERNESFDILPASQRVSEDHWYLGTADAVFQNLDIVESYDPRYIVLLAGDHIYKMDYEHMLQQHVEQGADVTVGCLEVPRSEASGFGVMRVDHGDRIVEFHEKPVDPPAMPGHPDRSLVSMGIYVFEAKFLYDQLRRDAEDASSTHDFGKDIIPYIVKHGKAVAHHFSRSCVRAASEQHAYWRDVGTVDAYWAANIDLTDFTPQLDLYDRNWPIWTYAEITPPAKFVHDQVGRRGQALSSLVSGGCIVSGSTLRRSLLFTGVRVNSYATVENAVILPYVDIGRSSRLANVVVDRGVRIPQGLVVGEDPDFDAKRFRRTEQGVCLITQPMIDRLAT comes from the coding sequence ATGGCCGCCTATGACAATGCGCCGCTCGCGCGCTACGCCATGGCCTATGTGCTCGCGGGCGGCCGCGGCTCGCGGCTGATGGAACTGACGGACCGGCGCGCCAAGCCCGCCGTCTATTTTGGCGGCAAGTCCCGCATCATCGACTTCGCGCTCTCGAACGCGCTCAATTCCGGCATCCGCCGCATTTGCGTCGCGACGCAATACAAGGCGCACAGCCTCATTCGCCATTTGCAGCGCGGCTGGAGCTTCTTTCGCACCGAGCGCAACGAAAGCTTCGACATTCTCCCCGCGAGCCAGCGCGTCTCCGAGGATCACTGGTATCTCGGCACGGCCGACGCGGTTTTCCAAAATCTCGACATCGTCGAGAGCTACGACCCGAGATACATCGTGCTGCTCGCCGGCGATCACATCTACAAGATGGATTACGAACACATGCTGCAACAGCATGTGGAGCAGGGCGCCGATGTGACGGTCGGCTGCCTCGAAGTGCCGCGCAGCGAAGCGTCGGGCTTCGGGGTCATGCGTGTCGATCACGGCGACCGCATCGTCGAGTTTCACGAAAAACCGGTCGATCCGCCGGCCATGCCCGGCCATCCCGACCGCTCGCTCGTGAGCATGGGCATCTATGTCTTCGAGGCGAAATTTCTCTACGACCAATTGCGCCGCGACGCGGAGGACGCCAGTTCGACGCATGACTTCGGCAAGGACATCATCCCCTATATCGTGAAGCACGGCAAAGCGGTCGCGCATCACTTCTCGCGCTCCTGCGTGCGCGCGGCGAGCGAGCAGCACGCCTATTGGCGCGACGTCGGCACCGTCGACGCCTATTGGGCGGCGAATATCGATCTGACCGATTTCACGCCGCAGCTCGATCTCTATGACCGCAATTGGCCGATCTGGACCTATGCGGAAATCACGCCGCCCGCGAAATTCGTGCACGATCAGGTGGGCCGGCGCGGACAGGCTTTGTCTTCGCTCGTCTCGGGGGGCTGCATCGTCTCGGGCTCCACGCTGCGCCGCTCGCTTCTCTTTACGGGCGTCAGGGTCAATTCCTACGCCACGGTCGAGAACGCCGTGATCCTTCCTTATGTCGACATCGGCCGCTCGTCGCGGCTCGCCAATGTCGTCGTGGATCGCGGCGTGCGCATTCCGCAAGGACTGGTCGTCGGCGAAGACCCCGACTTCGACGCGAAGCGGTTCCGTCGCACCGAACAGGGCGTCTGTCTCATCACCCAGCCGATGATCGACAGGCTCGCGACATGA
- a CDS encoding murein hydrolase activator EnvC family protein, whose protein sequence is MTASAERFRAGEARLRPVGGFALASVLAGASLLAAAPLSAEDKPAVGADDLTLRRLELRGVEDVMGESRAQARKLEEEVAGHAAIRENLNRTLIEATEKLQEAEARAAEIEARLETLGLQEKAIVGSLESRRATIVEVLMVLQRMGRRPPPALLARPQDILDALRAALALGDLLPQMRAEAQALQTDLSELLRLRDGVRQEQARLDKERTALAEQRQRLGELIEMRQEALSAAQSALLSESERAEKLARQATSLKELITRMEAESEAARKAAEAARKADAERAAAQAKLDAEQRRKALAAPFRDPARLAPAVSFADLKGKLNFPVAGPVLRRYGAPDGFGGKEKAYFIGARENGVVVAPCDGWVAFSGPYRTYGQLLIINAGDGYYVVLAGMSRSNVNVGQFVLAGEPVASMGDGAAQTAATIAIGAKQPILYVEFRKDGASIDSSPWWARSDSRKVGG, encoded by the coding sequence ATGACGGCATCGGCGGAGCGTTTTCGGGCGGGCGAGGCGCGTCTGCGCCCGGTCGGCGGCTTCGCACTCGCCTCTGTTCTCGCCGGCGCCTCCCTCCTCGCCGCCGCGCCCCTTTCCGCTGAAGACAAGCCGGCGGTCGGCGCGGACGATCTGACGCTGCGCCGGCTCGAATTGCGCGGCGTCGAGGACGTGATGGGCGAAAGCCGGGCGCAGGCGCGCAAGCTCGAGGAGGAAGTCGCCGGGCATGCGGCGATCCGCGAGAATCTCAACAGGACGCTGATCGAGGCGACGGAGAAGCTTCAGGAGGCCGAGGCGCGCGCGGCCGAGATCGAGGCCCGTCTCGAAACGCTCGGCCTTCAGGAAAAGGCGATCGTCGGCTCGCTCGAAAGCCGCCGCGCCACGATCGTCGAGGTGCTGATGGTGCTGCAACGCATGGGCCGGCGCCCGCCGCCTGCGCTGCTCGCACGGCCGCAGGACATTCTCGACGCGCTGCGCGCCGCGCTGGCGCTCGGAGATTTGCTGCCGCAAATGCGCGCCGAGGCGCAGGCGTTGCAGACGGATCTTTCCGAACTCCTGCGCCTGCGCGACGGCGTGCGGCAGGAACAGGCGCGCCTCGACAAGGAAAGGACCGCGCTCGCCGAACAGCGCCAGCGGCTCGGCGAATTGATCGAGATGCGGCAGGAGGCGCTCTCGGCGGCGCAATCGGCGCTGCTGAGCGAAAGCGAACGCGCCGAGAAGCTCGCGCGCCAGGCGACGAGCCTCAAGGAGCTCATCACGCGCATGGAGGCCGAAAGCGAAGCCGCGCGCAAGGCCGCCGAGGCCGCGCGCAAGGCCGACGCCGAGCGCGCCGCCGCCCAGGCGAAGCTAGACGCGGAGCAGCGCAGAAAGGCGCTCGCCGCCCCCTTCCGGGACCCCGCGCGCCTTGCGCCCGCCGTCTCCTTCGCCGATCTGAAGGGCAAATTGAACTTTCCGGTCGCGGGTCCGGTGCTCAGGCGCTATGGCGCGCCGGACGGGTTCGGCGGCAAGGAAAAGGCCTATTTCATCGGCGCCCGCGAGAATGGCGTGGTGGTCGCGCCCTGCGACGGATGGGTCGCCTTTTCAGGACCTTACAGAACCTATGGACAACTCTTGATCATTAACGCGGGCGACGGCTATTATGTGGTTCTGGCCGGCATGAGTCGCTCGAATGTGAACGTCGGACAGTTCGTCCTGGCGGGAGAGCCGGTGGCCAGCATGGGAGACGGAGCCGCGCAGACGGCGGCGACCATCGCGATCGGCGCGAAACAACCCATTTTGTATGTCGAGTTCCGCAAGGACGGAGCCTCGATCGACTCGAGCCCATGGTGGGCCAGGTCAGACAGTCGGAAGGTCGGCGGATGA
- the glgB gene encoding 1,4-alpha-glucan branching protein GlgB: MTAKNGRAETSDIDAIVAARHGDPFAVLGLHETPAGFVIRAFVPGAQSLVAETPDGREIATLARIHEAGVFEGLTPLEARAPYMLAAENEAGAWRFLDPYAFPPVLGPMDDHLLVAGEHRKLYERLGAQVLVHEGVEGTHFAVWAPNARRVSVVGDFNQWDGRRAQMRKRVDSGVWEIFLPGVGPGAAYKYEILGRDGALLPLKADPLGFEAELRPSTASVVASNAPYEWGDADHMRARAERDPRRAPMSIYEVHLASWRKAEGWRFLTYDELADQLVPYVADMGFTHIELLPVSEHPLDASWGYQPIGLYAPTRRHGDAAGFRRFVDRAHRAGLSVILDWVPAHFPTDEHGLARFDGGPLYEHPDPRRGFHPDWSTAIYDYGRREVANFLIANALYWLDRFHIDGLRVDAVASMLYLDYSRKAGEWAPNPDGSNDNRDAMGFLRRFNELVYGLHPGVVTIAEESTAWAGVTLPTSSGGLGFGFKWNMGWMNDTLRYMSSDPVYRKWRHNELTFGLLYAFAENFVLPLSHDEVVHGKGSIVSKMPGDDWRRFAGARAYYGFMWGHPGKKLLFMGQEFGQTREWDYAAQLDWGLLEHAPHRGLQAYVRDLNRLYRSRAALHARDCESEGFQWVVVDDADNSVFAFLRFGEDRARPILVVSNFTPVPRPAYRLGLPGAGRWREILNSDAVVYGGSGVGNLGGIEARAEGFAGFPACADLTIPPLATLFFEPDDGLS; encoded by the coding sequence ATGACGGCAAAGAACGGGCGGGCGGAAACGAGCGACATCGACGCGATCGTCGCGGCCCGCCATGGCGATCCCTTCGCCGTGCTCGGCCTTCACGAGACGCCCGCTGGCTTCGTCATCCGCGCCTTCGTTCCCGGCGCGCAAAGCCTCGTCGCAGAGACGCCGGACGGGCGCGAGATCGCCACGCTCGCGCGCATTCATGAGGCGGGCGTCTTCGAGGGGCTGACGCCGCTCGAGGCGCGCGCGCCTTATATGCTCGCCGCAGAGAATGAGGCGGGCGCCTGGCGCTTTCTCGATCCTTACGCCTTCCCGCCCGTTCTCGGGCCCATGGACGACCATCTTCTGGTCGCCGGCGAGCATCGGAAGCTCTATGAGCGGCTCGGCGCGCAGGTCCTTGTGCACGAGGGCGTCGAGGGGACCCATTTCGCCGTCTGGGCGCCCAACGCCCGGCGCGTCTCGGTCGTCGGTGACTTCAACCAGTGGGACGGGCGCCGCGCGCAGATGCGCAAGCGCGTCGACAGCGGCGTGTGGGAAATCTTCCTCCCCGGCGTCGGACCCGGCGCGGCGTATAAATATGAAATCCTCGGGCGAGACGGGGCGCTGCTGCCGCTCAAGGCCGATCCGCTCGGCTTCGAGGCGGAGCTGCGGCCCTCCACCGCCTCGGTCGTGGCCTCGAATGCGCCTTACGAGTGGGGCGACGCGGACCATATGCGCGCGCGCGCTGAGCGCGATCCGCGCCGCGCGCCCATGTCGATCTACGAAGTTCATCTCGCGTCCTGGCGCAAGGCCGAGGGCTGGCGCTTCCTCACCTATGACGAGCTCGCCGATCAGCTCGTGCCTTATGTGGCCGACATGGGCTTCACTCATATCGAGCTTTTGCCCGTGAGCGAGCATCCGCTCGACGCTTCCTGGGGCTATCAGCCGATCGGGCTTTATGCGCCGACGCGCCGCCACGGCGACGCGGCAGGCTTCCGGCGCTTCGTCGACCGCGCCCACCGGGCCGGGCTATCGGTTATTCTCGACTGGGTGCCGGCGCATTTCCCGACCGACGAACATGGTCTCGCGCGCTTCGATGGCGGCCCGCTCTACGAACACCCCGATCCGCGCCGCGGCTTTCATCCCGACTGGAGCACGGCGATCTACGACTACGGGCGCCGCGAGGTCGCGAACTTCCTGATCGCCAATGCGCTTTACTGGCTCGACCGCTTCCACATCGACGGGCTGCGCGTCGACGCCGTCGCCTCCATGCTCTATCTCGATTATTCGCGGAAAGCGGGCGAATGGGCGCCCAACCCCGACGGCTCCAACGACAATCGCGACGCCATGGGCTTTCTTCGAAGGTTCAACGAGCTCGTTTATGGTCTTCACCCCGGTGTCGTGACGATTGCGGAAGAATCCACGGCCTGGGCCGGGGTCACGCTGCCGACCTCCTCGGGCGGCCTCGGCTTCGGCTTCAAATGGAACATGGGCTGGATGAACGACACGCTGCGCTACATGTCGTCCGATCCCGTCTATCGCAAATGGCGCCACAATGAGCTGACCTTCGGCCTGCTCTACGCCTTCGCGGAGAATTTCGTGCTGCCGCTCTCCCATGACGAAGTCGTGCACGGCAAGGGCTCGATCGTGAGCAAGATGCCCGGCGACGACTGGCGGCGTTTCGCGGGCGCGCGCGCCTATTACGGCTTCATGTGGGGGCATCCCGGCAAGAAGCTTCTGTTCATGGGCCAGGAGTTCGGCCAGACGCGGGAATGGGATTACGCCGCGCAACTGGACTGGGGCCTGCTCGAACATGCGCCGCACAGGGGCTTGCAGGCTTATGTGCGCGACCTCAATCGCCTCTATCGCAGCCGCGCCGCGCTCCATGCGCGCGATTGCGAGAGCGAGGGCTTCCAGTGGGTCGTGGTGGACGACGCCGACAATTCGGTTTTCGCCTTTCTGCGCTTTGGCGAGGATCGCGCGCGGCCGATCCTCGTCGTCTCCAACTTCACGCCCGTGCCGCGCCCCGCCTATCGGCTCGGCCTGCCTGGCGCCGGGCGGTGGCGGGAAATCCTCAACTCCGATGCTGTGGTCTACGGCGGCTCGGGCGTCGGCAATCTCGGCGGGATCGAGGCGCGCGCCGAGGGCTTCGCGGGCTTTCCGGCCTGCGCCGATCTGACGATTCCGCCCCTCGCCACATTGTTCTTCGAACCCGACGATGGTCTCTCATGA
- the glgA gene encoding glycogen synthase GlgA: MTALRVLAVASEMSPLVKTGGLADVVGALPAALRVQNVETRTLIPGYPQALAALGPGETRLAFDDLFGGPAWLHEGRLGEEIVYALVAPHLYAREGGLYTDAHGVDYPDNAFRFAALAWVGADIAQGALADFVPDVLHAHDWQAALAPAYLHYSGRPRPATIVTIHNIAFQGQFSKELLEPLRLPPHAFQIDGVEYYGAIGFLKAGLQLCDRITTVSPSYALEIETSEFGMGLDGLLRARADVVGGILNGVDEETWNPATDTRIAATYDAARLDARAKNRAALCRRLRLDADRQAFLLGVVSRLSWQKGLDMLLADLPGLMARRVQIALLGAGDRHLEDGFLTAQEAYRGRVGVVIGYDEDMAHLVQAGCDAFLVPSRFEPCGLTQLYALRYGAVPIVARVGGLKDTIIDANEMALQAGVATGFQFSPPSAEALGGALRRAEAVFNDRETWRAMQIAGMKTDVSWRHPARRYAALYREAAAARR, encoded by the coding sequence ATGACGGCGCTGCGCGTTCTCGCCGTCGCCTCGGAAATGAGCCCGCTCGTCAAGACGGGCGGCCTCGCCGATGTCGTCGGCGCCCTGCCGGCCGCGCTGCGCGTCCAAAACGTCGAGACCCGCACGCTCATTCCCGGCTATCCGCAGGCGCTCGCCGCGCTCGGTCCCGGAGAAACCCGCCTCGCCTTCGACGATCTCTTCGGCGGTCCGGCCTGGCTGCACGAAGGGCGTCTCGGCGAGGAGATCGTCTATGCGCTCGTCGCGCCGCATCTCTACGCGCGCGAGGGCGGGCTCTACACCGACGCCCATGGCGTCGATTACCCCGACAACGCCTTCCGCTTCGCGGCGCTCGCCTGGGTCGGCGCCGACATCGCGCAGGGCGCGCTCGCCGATTTCGTCCCCGATGTCCTGCACGCCCACGACTGGCAGGCGGCGCTCGCGCCGGCCTATCTGCATTACAGCGGCCGGCCGCGGCCGGCGACCATCGTCACCATTCACAACATCGCGTTTCAGGGGCAGTTTTCGAAAGAGCTGCTCGAGCCGCTGCGCCTCCCGCCGCACGCCTTCCAGATCGACGGCGTCGAATATTACGGCGCCATCGGCTTTCTCAAGGCGGGTCTCCAGCTTTGCGACCGCATCACGACGGTCTCGCCGAGTTATGCGCTCGAGATCGAGACGAGCGAATTCGGCATGGGGCTCGACGGCCTCTTGCGCGCGCGCGCCGATGTGGTCGGCGGCATTCTCAACGGCGTCGACGAAGAGACATGGAATCCGGCCACGGATACGCGCATCGCCGCCACTTACGACGCCGCGCGCCTCGACGCGCGCGCGAAAAACAGAGCGGCCCTTTGCCGCCGCCTGCGTCTCGACGCCGACCGGCAAGCGTTTCTCCTCGGCGTCGTGAGCCGCCTTTCCTGGCAAAAGGGCCTGGACATGCTGCTCGCCGATCTCCCCGGGCTGATGGCGCGCCGCGTGCAGATCGCGCTTCTCGGCGCCGGCGACAGACATCTGGAGGACGGCTTTCTCACCGCGCAGGAGGCCTATCGCGGCCGCGTCGGCGTCGTCATCGGCTATGACGAGGACATGGCCCATCTCGTTCAGGCGGGCTGCGACGCTTTTCTCGTTCCCTCGCGCTTCGAGCCCTGCGGTCTCACGCAGCTCTATGCGCTGCGCTACGGCGCCGTCCCAATTGTGGCGCGGGTCGGCGGCCTCAAGGATACGATCATCGACGCCAATGAAATGGCGCTTCAGGCCGGCGTCGCAACGGGCTTCCAGTTCTCGCCGCCGTCGGCCGAGGCGCTGGGCGGCGCGCTGCGTCGGGCGGAGGCCGTTTTCAACGACAGGGAGACATGGCGCGCCATGCAGATCGCCGGCATGAAGACGGATGTGTCCTGGCGCCATCCCGCACGGCGTTACGCCGCGCTTTATCGCGAGGCGGCGGCTGCAAGGAGGTGA